A genomic stretch from Ovis canadensis isolate MfBH-ARS-UI-01 breed Bighorn chromosome 5, ARS-UI_OviCan_v2, whole genome shotgun sequence includes:
- the SLC44A2 gene encoding choline transporter-like protein 2 isoform X5 has protein sequence MVDERKDGSYGTPQKYDPAFKGPIYNRGCTDIICCVFLFLAIVGYVAVGIIAWTHGDPRKVIYPTDSRGQFCGQKGTKNENKPFLFYFNIVKCASPLVLLEFQCPTPQICVEKCPSRYLTYLNAHASEDFEYYKQYCLPGFQKNKGVAEVLRDGDCPAVLIPSKPFAQRCFPAVHAHKGVLMVGNETTYEDGHGSRKNITELVEGAKKASGVLEARQLAMRIFEDYTVSWYWIIIGLIIAMVLSLLFIILLRFLAGIMVWVMIVMVILVLGYGILHCYMEYARLRGEAGSDVSLVDLGFQTDFRVYLHLRQTWVAFMIILSIIEVIIILLLIFLRKRILIAIALIKEASRAVGYVMCSLLYPLVTFFLLCLCIAYWASTAIFLSTSNEAVYKIFNDTSCPVAGKTCNPETFPSSNESRLCPGAHCQFAFYGGESTYHRALLGLQIFNVFMFFWLANFVLALGQVTLAGAFASYYWAMNKPDDLPAFPLFSAFGRALRYHTGSLAFGSLLLAIVQVIRVMLEYLDQRLKAAENKFAKFLMSCLKCCFWCLEKFIKFLNRNAYIMIAIYGTNFCTSARNAFFLLMRNIIRVAVLDKVTDFLFLLGKLLIVGSVGILAFFFFTHRIRIVQDTAPPLHYYWVPIVTVVIGSYLIAHGFFSVYGMCVDTLFLCFLEDLERNDGTPERPYFMSLTLKKILNKTNKRQAEA, from the exons ATGGTGGACGAGCGGAAGGACGGATCCTATG GAACACCGCAGAAGTATGACCCCGCCTTCAAAGGACCCATTTACAACAG AGGCTGCACAGATATCATCTGCTGTGTCTTCCTCTTCCTGGCTATCGTGGGTTATGTAGCTGTAGGCATCATAG CTTGGACCCATGGAGACCCTCGAAAGGTGATCTACCCCACTGACAGCCGAGGCCAATTCTGCGGGCAGAAGGGCACGAAAAATGA GAACAAACCCTTCCTGTTTTATTTCAACATCGTGAAGTGTGCTAGCCCCCTGGTCCTGCTGGAATTCCAGTGTCCCACCCCCCAG ATTTGTGTGGAGAAATGTCCCAGCCGTTACCTCACCTACCTGAATGCTCATGCATCTGAGGACTTTGAGTACTACAAGCAGTACTGTTTACCTGGCTTCCAGAAAAACAAG GGTGTGGCTGAAGTCCTTCGAGATGGAGACTGCCCCGCTGTCCTCATTCCCAGCAAACCCT TTGCCCAGCGATGTTTCCCGGCTGTCCATGCCCACAAGGGGGTCCTCATGGTGGGCAACGAGACGACCTACGAGGATGGGCATGGCTCTCGGAAAAACATCACGGAGCTGGTGGAAGGCGCCAA gaagGCCAGTGGAGTCCTGGAGGCCCGGCAGCTGGCCATGAGGATATTTGAAGATTACACAGTCTCCTGGTACTGGATTATCAT AGGCCTGATTATCGCCATGGTGCTGAGCCTCCTGTTCATCATCCTGCTCCGATTCTTGGCTGGCATTATGGTCTGGGTGATGATCGTCATGGTGATCCTGGTCCTAGGCTACG GAATACTGCATTGCTACATGGAATATGCTCGGCTGCGTGGTGAGGCCGGCTCTGACGTCTCTCTGGTGGACCTTGGCTTCCAGACAGACTTCCGTGTGTACCTGCACTTGCGGCAGACCTGGGTGGCCTTCA TGATCATTCTGAGCATCATTGAGGTTATTATCATCTTGCTGCTCATCTTTCTACGGAAGAGAATTCTCATTGCCATCGCACTCATCAAAGAAGCCAGCAG GGCTGTGGGATACGTGATGTGCTCCTTGCTGTACCCACTGGTcaccttcttcctgctgtgccttTGCATCGCCTACTGGGCTAGCACCGCTAT CTTCCTGTCCACTTCCAATGAAGCTGTCTATAAGATCTTCAATGACACCAGCTGCCCAGTTGCTGGGAAAACCTGCAACCCCGAG ACCTTCCCCTCCTCCAATGAATCCCGCCTGTGTCCTGGAGCCCACTGCCAGTTCGCCTTCTATGGTGGTGAATCGACCTACCACCGGGCCCTGTTGGGCCTGCAGATCTTCAACGTCTTCATGTTCTTCTGGCTGGCCAACTTCGTGCTGGCACTGGGCCAAGTCACACTAGCCGGGGCGTTTGCCTCCTACTACTGGGCCATGAACAAGCCGGATGATTTGCCTGCCTTCCCGCTCTTCTCTGCCTTTGGCCGGGCGCTCAg GTATCACACAGGCTCCCTGGCCTTTGGCTCCCTCCTTCTGGCCATCGTGCAGGTCATCCGAGTGATGCTGGAGTACTTGGATCAGCGCTTGAAAG CGGCAGAGAACAAGTTTGCAAAGTTCCTCATGAGCTGTCTCAAATGCTGCTTTTGGTGTCTAGAGAAATTCATCAAATTCCTCAACAGAAATGCCTACATCATG atTGCCATCTATGGCACCAACTTCTGCACCTCAGCCAGAAACGCCTTCTTCCTGCTCATGAGAAACATCATCAG GGTGGCTGTCCTGGATAAAGTCACCGACTTCCTCTTCCTGTTGGGCAAACTTCTGATAGTCGGTAGCGTGG GGATCCtggctttcttcttcttcactCACCGAATCAGGATCGTGCAGGACACAGCACCACCCCTCCATTATTACTGGGTCCCTATAGTG ACGGTGGTCATCGGCTCCTACCTGATCGCCCATGGCTTCTTCAGTGTCTACGGCATGTGCGTGGACacacttttcctctgtttct TGGAGGACTTGGAGAGGAACGATGGGACGCCCGAGAGGCCTTACTTCATGTCTCTCACCCTCAAGAAGATCTTGAACAAGACCAACAAGAGGCAGGCGGAGGCCTag
- the SLC44A2 gene encoding choline transporter-like protein 2 isoform X3, protein MVDERKDGSYGTPQKYDPAFKGPIYNRGCTDIICCVFLFLAIVGYVAVGIIAWTHGDPRKVIYPTDSRGQFCGQKGTKNENKPFLFYFNIVKCASPLVLLEFQCPTPQICVEKCPSRYLTYLNAHASEDFEYYKQYCLPGFQKNKGVAEVLRDGDCPAVLIPSKPFAQRCFPAVHAHKGVLMVGNETTYEDGHGSRKNITELVEGAKKASGVLEARQLAMRIFEDYTVSWYWIIIGLIIAMVLSLLFIILLRFLAGIMVWVMIVMVILVLGYGILHCYMEYARLRGEAGSDVSLVDLGFQTDFRVYLHLRQTWVAFMIILSIIEVIIILLLIFLRKRILIAIALIKEASRAVGYVMCSLLYPLVTFFLLCLCIAYWASTAIFLSTSNEAVYKIFNDTSCPVAGKTCNPETFPSSNESRLCPGAHCQFAFYGGESTYHRALLGLQIFNVFMFFWLANFVLALGQVTLAGAFASYYWAMNKPDDLPAFPLFSAFGRALRYHTGSLAFGSLLLAIVQVIRVMLEYLDQRLKAAENKFAKFLMSCLKCCFWCLEKFIKFLNRNAYIMIAIYGTNFCTSARNAFFLLMRNIIRVAVLDKVTDFLFLLGKLLIVGSVGILAFFFFTHRIRIVQDTAPPLHYYWVPIVTVVIGSYLIAHGFFSVYGMCVDTLFLCFCEDLERNDGSQERPYFMSPELRDILLKGSAEEGKRAEVEE, encoded by the exons ATGGTGGACGAGCGGAAGGACGGATCCTATG GAACACCGCAGAAGTATGACCCCGCCTTCAAAGGACCCATTTACAACAG AGGCTGCACAGATATCATCTGCTGTGTCTTCCTCTTCCTGGCTATCGTGGGTTATGTAGCTGTAGGCATCATAG CTTGGACCCATGGAGACCCTCGAAAGGTGATCTACCCCACTGACAGCCGAGGCCAATTCTGCGGGCAGAAGGGCACGAAAAATGA GAACAAACCCTTCCTGTTTTATTTCAACATCGTGAAGTGTGCTAGCCCCCTGGTCCTGCTGGAATTCCAGTGTCCCACCCCCCAG ATTTGTGTGGAGAAATGTCCCAGCCGTTACCTCACCTACCTGAATGCTCATGCATCTGAGGACTTTGAGTACTACAAGCAGTACTGTTTACCTGGCTTCCAGAAAAACAAG GGTGTGGCTGAAGTCCTTCGAGATGGAGACTGCCCCGCTGTCCTCATTCCCAGCAAACCCT TTGCCCAGCGATGTTTCCCGGCTGTCCATGCCCACAAGGGGGTCCTCATGGTGGGCAACGAGACGACCTACGAGGATGGGCATGGCTCTCGGAAAAACATCACGGAGCTGGTGGAAGGCGCCAA gaagGCCAGTGGAGTCCTGGAGGCCCGGCAGCTGGCCATGAGGATATTTGAAGATTACACAGTCTCCTGGTACTGGATTATCAT AGGCCTGATTATCGCCATGGTGCTGAGCCTCCTGTTCATCATCCTGCTCCGATTCTTGGCTGGCATTATGGTCTGGGTGATGATCGTCATGGTGATCCTGGTCCTAGGCTACG GAATACTGCATTGCTACATGGAATATGCTCGGCTGCGTGGTGAGGCCGGCTCTGACGTCTCTCTGGTGGACCTTGGCTTCCAGACAGACTTCCGTGTGTACCTGCACTTGCGGCAGACCTGGGTGGCCTTCA TGATCATTCTGAGCATCATTGAGGTTATTATCATCTTGCTGCTCATCTTTCTACGGAAGAGAATTCTCATTGCCATCGCACTCATCAAAGAAGCCAGCAG GGCTGTGGGATACGTGATGTGCTCCTTGCTGTACCCACTGGTcaccttcttcctgctgtgccttTGCATCGCCTACTGGGCTAGCACCGCTAT CTTCCTGTCCACTTCCAATGAAGCTGTCTATAAGATCTTCAATGACACCAGCTGCCCAGTTGCTGGGAAAACCTGCAACCCCGAG ACCTTCCCCTCCTCCAATGAATCCCGCCTGTGTCCTGGAGCCCACTGCCAGTTCGCCTTCTATGGTGGTGAATCGACCTACCACCGGGCCCTGTTGGGCCTGCAGATCTTCAACGTCTTCATGTTCTTCTGGCTGGCCAACTTCGTGCTGGCACTGGGCCAAGTCACACTAGCCGGGGCGTTTGCCTCCTACTACTGGGCCATGAACAAGCCGGATGATTTGCCTGCCTTCCCGCTCTTCTCTGCCTTTGGCCGGGCGCTCAg GTATCACACAGGCTCCCTGGCCTTTGGCTCCCTCCTTCTGGCCATCGTGCAGGTCATCCGAGTGATGCTGGAGTACTTGGATCAGCGCTTGAAAG CGGCAGAGAACAAGTTTGCAAAGTTCCTCATGAGCTGTCTCAAATGCTGCTTTTGGTGTCTAGAGAAATTCATCAAATTCCTCAACAGAAATGCCTACATCATG atTGCCATCTATGGCACCAACTTCTGCACCTCAGCCAGAAACGCCTTCTTCCTGCTCATGAGAAACATCATCAG GGTGGCTGTCCTGGATAAAGTCACCGACTTCCTCTTCCTGTTGGGCAAACTTCTGATAGTCGGTAGCGTGG GGATCCtggctttcttcttcttcactCACCGAATCAGGATCGTGCAGGACACAGCACCACCCCTCCATTATTACTGGGTCCCTATAGTG ACGGTGGTCATCGGCTCCTACCTGATCGCCCATGGCTTCTTCAGTGTCTACGGCATGTGCGTGGACacacttttcctctgtttct GTGAGGACCTGGAAAGAAATGACGGCTCTCAGGAGCGACCCTACTTCATGTCGCCCGAGCTGAGAGACATCCTGTTGAAGGGGAGTGCGGAGGAGGGGAAGCGGGCGGAAGTTGAGGAGTAG
- the SLC44A2 gene encoding choline transporter-like protein 2 isoform X1 has translation MVRGSRSARAGLTGLGRPAWLFAGRSRRQSVPRFHPWGRPRVGTGGQRGSGSGSRQAPSGRAPAGMGKEQQLYYGKHGTPQKYDPAFKGPIYNRGCTDIICCVFLFLAIVGYVAVGIIAWTHGDPRKVIYPTDSRGQFCGQKGTKNENKPFLFYFNIVKCASPLVLLEFQCPTPQICVEKCPSRYLTYLNAHASEDFEYYKQYCLPGFQKNKGVAEVLRDGDCPAVLIPSKPFAQRCFPAVHAHKGVLMVGNETTYEDGHGSRKNITELVEGAKKASGVLEARQLAMRIFEDYTVSWYWIIIGLIIAMVLSLLFIILLRFLAGIMVWVMIVMVILVLGYGILHCYMEYARLRGEAGSDVSLVDLGFQTDFRVYLHLRQTWVAFMIILSIIEVIIILLLIFLRKRILIAIALIKEASRAVGYVMCSLLYPLVTFFLLCLCIAYWASTAIFLSTSNEAVYKIFNDTSCPVAGKTCNPETFPSSNESRLCPGAHCQFAFYGGESTYHRALLGLQIFNVFMFFWLANFVLALGQVTLAGAFASYYWAMNKPDDLPAFPLFSAFGRALRYHTGSLAFGSLLLAIVQVIRVMLEYLDQRLKAAENKFAKFLMSCLKCCFWCLEKFIKFLNRNAYIMIAIYGTNFCTSARNAFFLLMRNIIRVAVLDKVTDFLFLLGKLLIVGSVGILAFFFFTHRIRIVQDTAPPLHYYWVPIVTVVIGSYLIAHGFFSVYGMCVDTLFLCFLEDLERNDGTPERPYFMSLTLKKILNKTNKRQAEA, from the exons ATG GTCCGAGGCAGCCGCTCCGCTAGGGCCGGTCTGACCGGTTTGGGCCGTCCCGCCTGGCTCTTTGCTGGGAGGAGCCGCCGCCAGTCGGTCCCTCGGTTCCACCCCTGGGGACGCCCGCGCGTCGGGACCGGAGGCCAGAGGGGGAGCGGCAGCGGGAGCAGGCAGGCGCCGTCGGGCCGGGCGCCCgcagggatggggaaggagcAGCAGCTTTATTACGGGAAGCACG GAACACCGCAGAAGTATGACCCCGCCTTCAAAGGACCCATTTACAACAG AGGCTGCACAGATATCATCTGCTGTGTCTTCCTCTTCCTGGCTATCGTGGGTTATGTAGCTGTAGGCATCATAG CTTGGACCCATGGAGACCCTCGAAAGGTGATCTACCCCACTGACAGCCGAGGCCAATTCTGCGGGCAGAAGGGCACGAAAAATGA GAACAAACCCTTCCTGTTTTATTTCAACATCGTGAAGTGTGCTAGCCCCCTGGTCCTGCTGGAATTCCAGTGTCCCACCCCCCAG ATTTGTGTGGAGAAATGTCCCAGCCGTTACCTCACCTACCTGAATGCTCATGCATCTGAGGACTTTGAGTACTACAAGCAGTACTGTTTACCTGGCTTCCAGAAAAACAAG GGTGTGGCTGAAGTCCTTCGAGATGGAGACTGCCCCGCTGTCCTCATTCCCAGCAAACCCT TTGCCCAGCGATGTTTCCCGGCTGTCCATGCCCACAAGGGGGTCCTCATGGTGGGCAACGAGACGACCTACGAGGATGGGCATGGCTCTCGGAAAAACATCACGGAGCTGGTGGAAGGCGCCAA gaagGCCAGTGGAGTCCTGGAGGCCCGGCAGCTGGCCATGAGGATATTTGAAGATTACACAGTCTCCTGGTACTGGATTATCAT AGGCCTGATTATCGCCATGGTGCTGAGCCTCCTGTTCATCATCCTGCTCCGATTCTTGGCTGGCATTATGGTCTGGGTGATGATCGTCATGGTGATCCTGGTCCTAGGCTACG GAATACTGCATTGCTACATGGAATATGCTCGGCTGCGTGGTGAGGCCGGCTCTGACGTCTCTCTGGTGGACCTTGGCTTCCAGACAGACTTCCGTGTGTACCTGCACTTGCGGCAGACCTGGGTGGCCTTCA TGATCATTCTGAGCATCATTGAGGTTATTATCATCTTGCTGCTCATCTTTCTACGGAAGAGAATTCTCATTGCCATCGCACTCATCAAAGAAGCCAGCAG GGCTGTGGGATACGTGATGTGCTCCTTGCTGTACCCACTGGTcaccttcttcctgctgtgccttTGCATCGCCTACTGGGCTAGCACCGCTAT CTTCCTGTCCACTTCCAATGAAGCTGTCTATAAGATCTTCAATGACACCAGCTGCCCAGTTGCTGGGAAAACCTGCAACCCCGAG ACCTTCCCCTCCTCCAATGAATCCCGCCTGTGTCCTGGAGCCCACTGCCAGTTCGCCTTCTATGGTGGTGAATCGACCTACCACCGGGCCCTGTTGGGCCTGCAGATCTTCAACGTCTTCATGTTCTTCTGGCTGGCCAACTTCGTGCTGGCACTGGGCCAAGTCACACTAGCCGGGGCGTTTGCCTCCTACTACTGGGCCATGAACAAGCCGGATGATTTGCCTGCCTTCCCGCTCTTCTCTGCCTTTGGCCGGGCGCTCAg GTATCACACAGGCTCCCTGGCCTTTGGCTCCCTCCTTCTGGCCATCGTGCAGGTCATCCGAGTGATGCTGGAGTACTTGGATCAGCGCTTGAAAG CGGCAGAGAACAAGTTTGCAAAGTTCCTCATGAGCTGTCTCAAATGCTGCTTTTGGTGTCTAGAGAAATTCATCAAATTCCTCAACAGAAATGCCTACATCATG atTGCCATCTATGGCACCAACTTCTGCACCTCAGCCAGAAACGCCTTCTTCCTGCTCATGAGAAACATCATCAG GGTGGCTGTCCTGGATAAAGTCACCGACTTCCTCTTCCTGTTGGGCAAACTTCTGATAGTCGGTAGCGTGG GGATCCtggctttcttcttcttcactCACCGAATCAGGATCGTGCAGGACACAGCACCACCCCTCCATTATTACTGGGTCCCTATAGTG ACGGTGGTCATCGGCTCCTACCTGATCGCCCATGGCTTCTTCAGTGTCTACGGCATGTGCGTGGACacacttttcctctgtttct TGGAGGACTTGGAGAGGAACGATGGGACGCCCGAGAGGCCTTACTTCATGTCTCTCACCCTCAAGAAGATCTTGAACAAGACCAACAAGAGGCAGGCGGAGGCCTag
- the SLC44A2 gene encoding choline transporter-like protein 2 isoform X6, producing the protein MVRGSRSARAGLTGLGRPAWLFAGRSRRQSVPRFHPWGRPRVGTGGQRGSGSGSRQAPSGRAPAGMGKEQQLYYGKHGTPQKYDPAFKGPIYNRGCTDIICCVFLFLAIVGYVAVGIIAWTHGDPRKVIYPTDSRGQFCGQKGTKNENKPFLFYFNIVKCASPLVLLEFQCPTPQICVEKCPSRYLTYLNAHASEDFEYYKQYCLPGFQKNKGVAEVLRDGDCPAVLIPSKPFAQRCFPAVHAHKGVLMVGNETTYEDGHGSRKNITELVEGAKKASGVLEARQLAMRIFEDYTVSWYWIIIGLIIAMVLSLLFIILLRFLAGIMVWVMIVMVILVLGYGILHCYMEYARLRGEAGSDVSLVDLGFQTDFRVYLHLRQTWVAFMIILSIIEVIIILLLIFLRKRILIAIALIKEASRAVGYVMCSLLYPLVTFFLLCLCIAYWASTAIFLSTSNEAVYKIFNDTSCPVAGKTCNPETFPSSNESRLCPGAHCQFAFYGGESTYHRALLGLQIFNVFMFFWLANFVLALGQVTLAGAFASYYWAMNKPDDLPAFPLFSAFGRALRYHTGSLAFGSLLLAIVQVIRVMLEYLDQRLKAAENKFAKFLMSCLKCCFWCLEKFIKFLNRNAYIMIAIYGTNFCTSARNAFFLLMRNIIRVAVLDKVTDFLFLLGKLLIVGSVGILAFFFFTHRIRIVQDTAPPLHYYWVPIVTVVIGSYLIAHGFFSVYGMCVDTLFLCFCEDLERNDGSQERPYFMSPELRDILLKGSAEEGKRAEVEE; encoded by the exons ATG GTCCGAGGCAGCCGCTCCGCTAGGGCCGGTCTGACCGGTTTGGGCCGTCCCGCCTGGCTCTTTGCTGGGAGGAGCCGCCGCCAGTCGGTCCCTCGGTTCCACCCCTGGGGACGCCCGCGCGTCGGGACCGGAGGCCAGAGGGGGAGCGGCAGCGGGAGCAGGCAGGCGCCGTCGGGCCGGGCGCCCgcagggatggggaaggagcAGCAGCTTTATTACGGGAAGCACG GAACACCGCAGAAGTATGACCCCGCCTTCAAAGGACCCATTTACAACAG AGGCTGCACAGATATCATCTGCTGTGTCTTCCTCTTCCTGGCTATCGTGGGTTATGTAGCTGTAGGCATCATAG CTTGGACCCATGGAGACCCTCGAAAGGTGATCTACCCCACTGACAGCCGAGGCCAATTCTGCGGGCAGAAGGGCACGAAAAATGA GAACAAACCCTTCCTGTTTTATTTCAACATCGTGAAGTGTGCTAGCCCCCTGGTCCTGCTGGAATTCCAGTGTCCCACCCCCCAG ATTTGTGTGGAGAAATGTCCCAGCCGTTACCTCACCTACCTGAATGCTCATGCATCTGAGGACTTTGAGTACTACAAGCAGTACTGTTTACCTGGCTTCCAGAAAAACAAG GGTGTGGCTGAAGTCCTTCGAGATGGAGACTGCCCCGCTGTCCTCATTCCCAGCAAACCCT TTGCCCAGCGATGTTTCCCGGCTGTCCATGCCCACAAGGGGGTCCTCATGGTGGGCAACGAGACGACCTACGAGGATGGGCATGGCTCTCGGAAAAACATCACGGAGCTGGTGGAAGGCGCCAA gaagGCCAGTGGAGTCCTGGAGGCCCGGCAGCTGGCCATGAGGATATTTGAAGATTACACAGTCTCCTGGTACTGGATTATCAT AGGCCTGATTATCGCCATGGTGCTGAGCCTCCTGTTCATCATCCTGCTCCGATTCTTGGCTGGCATTATGGTCTGGGTGATGATCGTCATGGTGATCCTGGTCCTAGGCTACG GAATACTGCATTGCTACATGGAATATGCTCGGCTGCGTGGTGAGGCCGGCTCTGACGTCTCTCTGGTGGACCTTGGCTTCCAGACAGACTTCCGTGTGTACCTGCACTTGCGGCAGACCTGGGTGGCCTTCA TGATCATTCTGAGCATCATTGAGGTTATTATCATCTTGCTGCTCATCTTTCTACGGAAGAGAATTCTCATTGCCATCGCACTCATCAAAGAAGCCAGCAG GGCTGTGGGATACGTGATGTGCTCCTTGCTGTACCCACTGGTcaccttcttcctgctgtgccttTGCATCGCCTACTGGGCTAGCACCGCTAT CTTCCTGTCCACTTCCAATGAAGCTGTCTATAAGATCTTCAATGACACCAGCTGCCCAGTTGCTGGGAAAACCTGCAACCCCGAG ACCTTCCCCTCCTCCAATGAATCCCGCCTGTGTCCTGGAGCCCACTGCCAGTTCGCCTTCTATGGTGGTGAATCGACCTACCACCGGGCCCTGTTGGGCCTGCAGATCTTCAACGTCTTCATGTTCTTCTGGCTGGCCAACTTCGTGCTGGCACTGGGCCAAGTCACACTAGCCGGGGCGTTTGCCTCCTACTACTGGGCCATGAACAAGCCGGATGATTTGCCTGCCTTCCCGCTCTTCTCTGCCTTTGGCCGGGCGCTCAg GTATCACACAGGCTCCCTGGCCTTTGGCTCCCTCCTTCTGGCCATCGTGCAGGTCATCCGAGTGATGCTGGAGTACTTGGATCAGCGCTTGAAAG CGGCAGAGAACAAGTTTGCAAAGTTCCTCATGAGCTGTCTCAAATGCTGCTTTTGGTGTCTAGAGAAATTCATCAAATTCCTCAACAGAAATGCCTACATCATG atTGCCATCTATGGCACCAACTTCTGCACCTCAGCCAGAAACGCCTTCTTCCTGCTCATGAGAAACATCATCAG GGTGGCTGTCCTGGATAAAGTCACCGACTTCCTCTTCCTGTTGGGCAAACTTCTGATAGTCGGTAGCGTGG GGATCCtggctttcttcttcttcactCACCGAATCAGGATCGTGCAGGACACAGCACCACCCCTCCATTATTACTGGGTCCCTATAGTG ACGGTGGTCATCGGCTCCTACCTGATCGCCCATGGCTTCTTCAGTGTCTACGGCATGTGCGTGGACacacttttcctctgtttct GTGAGGACCTGGAAAGAAATGACGGCTCTCAGGAGCGACCCTACTTCATGTCGCCCGAGCTGAGAGACATCCTGTTGAAGGGGAGTGCGGAGGAGGGGAAGCGGGCGGAAGTTGAGGAGTAG